One genomic region from Yarrowia lipolytica chromosome 1C, complete sequence encodes:
- a CDS encoding uncharacterized protein (Compare to YALI0C19800g:2, weakly similar to uniprot|Q91255 Petromyzon marinus NF- 180), with protein sequence MYIYTDPNCLCHLQVTTLIISPEHDKPKMIITYECQTPDKPSTVQLAGDFCDWQPQNMTPEEDGNKYTYDFDPESGKKYLYKFVVDGEWVLQDGVATATTEDGAVNHVITEAESSAAVAKRKKNQKKKAKKKAKAAAAKVNSDSRSSSEPSFTPPPTASSETTSMNASMALDDPRWVMVDQAGAMVMDLNKASGEFDDLDALISSGIANGSIGNDPVPVVDKGAKIEEVVEKVEPKAEEVTTEIEADTKGEDEEEVKEATAVDEEPEIKTDEVESAEAKQAEVESAAKEEFEVENTIIESVEPAKKVKAEPEVEEAKTEVEESKPTDNETEVAEIETKSEESVGESVKESVEETTEDNSKNFTESDQVLTDESTKPTEIEVANPESTDTLDTETAESEPARTEEPQTDETEVEPELETGVVADPIEENAAEVAEAIKVKDDESEVLSKDISEPVEEVASEPVSEEPVSEEDDESQVLSKDISEPVEEVASEPVEEEPVEEVISEEPVEEVTSEEASEPVVEEATLHETPIEEAAPGVESEEPIAEIESVTKEAEASADIETETEATPAETESESTAPIAANEQVSEVAEVAEVSEKVTLIEEEAETVQSSETADNSPHNSGEPTPEPTETAEAIEIAEKEVASESAPMDKPETEEILESEPVDEAPVVTETASNIIDETEAPGQESEAAGESEAVEEPKAVEETREETPSESHETTEPVAEVAEKFVEPKVESEEVEQTEEVKETVPVVVTEETVSVEPVSESPTNPEKDEVPTEALVETSTEPSVPKINETEIVDVAVDESVQVADATADEAEVIEPVSVAQPVIKSALVQAGPEVESVTEVTAPEPEVETIGDKSSSESAVKVTPGIAAAVPAIAAAAVSAGAAVAAVPFSKNEPSVDSDAVQPVPPSSAGSERMVTAMSEPVTTDEASKANPEQTPRARNVSYGSIAEAESDAGSDVEVPSNQKAVSEHRGIFVWLYEVILAGIFSKLTSLFRRPEPSN encoded by the coding sequence atgtatatatatacagaTCCGAATTGTTTGTGTCATTTGCAAGTCACGACACTGATAATATCACCAGAGCACGACAAACCAAAAATGATCATCACATACGAATGTCAGACGCCAGACAAGCCGTCCACGGTGCAGTTGGCAGGCGACTTTTGCGACTGGCAGCCCCAGAACATGACTCCTGAAGAGGATGGAAACAAGTACACGTACGATTTCGACCCCGAAAGTGGCAAGaagtacctgtacaagttTGTGGTAGATGGCGAATGGGTGCTTCAGGACGGCGTTGCGACGGCTACCACCGAAGATGGTGCTGTCAACCATGTCATTACAGAGGCCGAgtcctctgctgctgttgccaagcgcaagaagaaccagaagaagaaggccaagaagaaggccaaggctgctgccgcaAAGGTCAATTCGGATTCCCGTTCGTCCTCGGAACCCTCCTtcactcctcctcccactGCCTCGTCCGAGACCACTTCCATGAACGCTTCTATGGCTCTGGATGATCCTCGGTGGGTCATGGTTGATCAGGCAGGCGCCATGGTCATGGATCTGAACAAGGCCAGCGGTGAGTTTGATGATTTGGATGCATTGATCTCTAGTGGAATCGCCAATGGAAGTATCGGTAATGACCCTGTTCCTGTGGTGGATAAGGGAGCCAAaattgaggaggttgttGAGAAGGTTGAGCCgaaggccgaggaggttaCTACTGAGATCGAGGCTGATACCAAGGgggaggatgaggaggaggtcaaggaggcaACTGCCGTGGATGAAGAGCCTGAGATCAAGACTGATGAAGTTGAGTCTGCTGAAGCCAAGCAAGCAGAGGTTGAGTCTGCGGCCAAGGAAGagtttgaggttgagaacACCATCATTGAGTCTGTTGAGCCTGCTaagaaggtcaaggctGAGCCTGAAGTTGAGGAGGCAAAAACTGAGGTTGAGGAATCTAAGCCCACTGACAATGAAACCGAGGTTGCTGAGATTGAGACTAAGAGTGAAGAGTCTGTCGGGGAGTCTGTCAAGGAGTCTGTCGAGGAGACTACTGAGGACAACTCTAAGAACTTTACTGAATCCGACCAGGTTCTTACTGATGAGTCCACTAAACCTACCGAGATCGAGGTAGCTAACCCTGAGTCCACTGACACTCTTGATACTGAGACCGCTGAGTCTGAACCAGCTCGAACTGAGGAGCCTCAAACAGATGAGACTGAAGTTGAGCCCGAGCTTGAGACTGGAGTCGTGGCTGATCCTATCGAGGAGAATGCTGCTGAGGTCGCCGAGGCCATTAAGGTTAAGGACGATGAGTCGGAGGTTCTGTCTAAGGACATCTCTGAACctgtcgaggaggttgcATCGGAGCCAGTCTCTGAGGAGCCAGTctctgaggaggacgatgagTCGCAGGTTCTGTCTAAGGACATCTCTGAACctgtcgaggaggttgcATCGGAGCCTGTCGAAGAGGAGCCTGTCGAAGAGGTCATCTCTGAGGAGCCTGTCGAAGAGGTCACCTCTGAGGAGGCATCCGAGCCTGTCGTCGAGGAGGCTACTCTTCACGAGACCCCTattgaggaggctgcccCTGGGGTTGAGTCTGAGGAGCCTATCGCTGAGATTGAGTCTGTCACTAAAGAGGCCGAGGCTAGCGCTGATATCGAGACTGAGACTGAGGCCACTCCCGCTGAGACCGAATCCGAATCGACTGCACCCATCGCAGCCAACGAGCAGGTCTCCGAGGTTGCTGAGGTTGCTGAGGTTTCCGAGAAGGTTACTCtcattgaggaggaagcTGAGACTGTTCAGTCTAGCGAGACTGCTGATAATTCGCCTCACAACTCTGGCGAGCCTACTCCCGAGCCTACCGAGACTGCTGAGGCTATCGAAATCGCTGAGAAGGAGGTAGCTTCAGAATCGGCGCCTATGGATAAGCCTGAAACCGAAGAAATTCTCGAGTCCGAGCCCGTTGATGAAGCACCCGTTGTGACCGAGACTGCCAGCAACATCATTGACGAGACTGAAGCTCCCGGCCAGGAGTCTGAGGCTGCAGGTGAGTCTGAGGCAgtggaggagcccaaggcTGTTGAGGAGACTCGCGAGGAGACTCCTAGTGAGTCCCATGAGACTACCGAGCCTGTCGCTGAGGTCGCGGAGAAGTTTGTGGAGCCCAAGGTTGAATCTGAGGAAGTTGAGcagaccgaggaggttaAGGAGACTGTCCCCGTGGTCGTTACAGAGGAGACAGTCTCCGTTGAACCGGTTTCTGAGTCTCCCACTAACCCCGAAAAGGATGAGGTACCTACCGAGGCGCTCGTTGAGACTTCTACGGAGCCCTCTGTGCCTAAGATCAACGAGACTGAGATTGTCGACGTGGCCGTTGATGAGTCTGTTCAGGTTGCTGACGCCACTGCTGACGAAGCTGAGGTGATTGAGCCTGTTTCTGTAGCCCAGCCCGTGATCAAGTCTGCTCTCGTCCAGGCTGGGCCTGAGGTTGAGTCTGTAACTGAGGTCACTGCACCCGAGCCTGAGGTTGAGACTATTGGCGACAAGTCTTCTTCGGAATCTGCTGTCAAGGTCACCCCCGGTATTGCTGCAGCTGTGCCTGCAATTGCAGCGGCCGCCGTGTCTGCAGGAGCCGCAGTTGCCGCCGTGCCTTTTAGCAAGAATGAGCCTTCTGTTGATTCCGACGCTGTTCAGCCTGTTCCCCCGTCTTCTGCAGGATCCGAACGCATGGTCACCGCAATGTCCGAGCCTGTGACCACTGATGAGGCTTCCAAGGCTAACCCTGAACAGACCCCCCGAGCCAGAAATGTGTCATATGGCTCGATCGCCGAGGCCGAATCCGACGCTGGTTCCGACGTTGAGGTGCCATCTAACCAAAAGGCCGTAAGCGAACACCGGGGTATCTTTGTGTGGCTTTACGAGGTCATTCTCGCTGGTATTTTCAGCAAGTTGACTTCTCTTTTTCGGCGACCAGAACCCAGCAACTAA
- a CDS encoding uncharacterized protein (Compare to YALI0C19822g:2, no similarity) translates to MSDVESMHSAHSEEESFDHSKDEAPEHHEAAAAEEAPKPAEEDDDIVVKPERLSRDEWLNSLDATFHFGSKKHQSIPDDLKIPIAICCLPKDKRRFVMAKLAKCRRQVPVDEEEVKAPVEEKKEKKHAAGPE, encoded by the coding sequence ATGTCTGACGTTGAATCCATGCACTCTGCCCactccgaggaggagtcctTCGACCactccaaggacgaggccCCCGAGCACCatgaggctgctgccgccgaGGAAGCCCCCAAGCccgccgaggaggatgacgacATTGTTGTCAAGCCCGAGCGACTGTCTCGAGACGAGTGGCTCAATTCTCTGGATGCCACCTTCCACTTTGGCTCCAAGAAGCACCAGTCCATTCCCGATGACCTCAAGATCCCCATTGCCATCTGCTGTCTTCCCAAGGACAAGCGGCGATTTGTTATGGCCAAGCTTGCAAAGTGCCGACGACAGGTCCCTgttgatgaggaggaggtcaaggctcCCGtcgaagagaagaaggagaagaagcacGCCGCTGGCCCTGAGTAA
- a CDS encoding uncharacterized protein (Compare to YALI0C19844g:2, no similarity) — translation MFVLTNSKAVLPYLGDSEVVEDNVEGLHLPPPEDELPSFTQAIQQLAHESTPFYPAIKTTDTDLLQLEEPLTIELVQKCPLGSGTQSTSIWSTQVLSPGTHMPDMVSSTLRDVCIPIQNSTPESVHGYLSYSIRVSYVARPKSRFLKKPQKTSALLPLTILRNAPQSDTDTDRGARYLWPQRADVTLQLQHSKLVNDIINLKMHVTPLQDYLPEKNAIKLKGVEVILTQQTGSTTSTYPLLRDMNPPKTLDYSLTVKNLPLNSSTSPQHPYPVSHLVSTTLRFQFWENNKVKYYDVRFKTKVSLNLNGDAPPIYAT, via the coding sequence ATGTTTGTGCTCACCAACTCCAAAGCGGTGTTGCCATATCTGGGCGACTCGGAGGTCGTCGAGGACAATGTGGAGGGTCTCCATCTCCCCCCTCCAGAGGACGAACTACCCTCCTTCACACAGGCGATCCAACAACTAGCGCATGAGTCAACGCCGTTCTACCCGGCCATCAaaaccacagacacagacctGCTGCAACTGGAGGAGCCGTTGACGATTGAGCTCGTGCAGAAATGTCCCCTGGGGTCCGGCACGCagtccacctccatctgGTCCACCCAGGTGCTCAGCCCAGGCACCCATATGCCAGACATGGTCAGTTCGACACTCCGAGACGTGTGCATTCCCATCCAAAACTCCACTCCAGAATCGGTCCATGGCTACCTGTCGTACTCGATACGAGTGTCCTATGTGGCCAGGCCCAAGAGCCGCTTTTTGAAGAAACCACAGAAAACCTCGGCTTTACTGCCTCTCACGATCCTCAGAAACGCCCCACAAAGTGATACAGATACAGACCGAGGAGCGCGCTATCTATGGCCCCAAAGAGCAGATGTGACCTTGCAATTGCAACACTCGAAACTCGTCAATGATATCATCAACCTCAAAatgcacgtgactccccTCCAGGATTATCTCCCTGAAAAGAACGCCATCAAACTGAAAGGAGTCGAGGTGATTCTGACTCAACAAACAGGTTCAACCACAAGCACATATCCTCTGTTACGAGACATGAATCCGCCCAAGACTCTCGATTACTCACTAACCGTCAAAAATCTGCCTCTCAACTCATCCACATCTCCCCAGCATCCCTACCCGGTATCTCACCTGGTATCTACAACGCTTCGGTTCCAGTTTTGGGAAAACAACAAGGTCAAATATTACGATGTGCGATTCAAGACCAAG